The Vicia villosa cultivar HV-30 ecotype Madison, WI linkage group LG1, Vvil1.0, whole genome shotgun sequence genome includes a region encoding these proteins:
- the LOC131650691 gene encoding uncharacterized protein LOC131650691 translates to MGQITQQITNSQAPGALPSATVTNPRDNKIVNGVTTRSAKAAEILEEESEEEDPPLEVDLEILENKTPADEPIVIQPTEQEKSIAPKPIIKLPFPQRQRKKGQHEKYFEKFLEMFKNWEINIPFSETLEQMPIYAKFMKDIISKKRTIDTNPVLLTETCSAILQGMKIPIKNPDRGSMTIPCTIGDRSFKKALIYLGASVTLMPLSIYKKLGIGNLQHIRMTLQFADHSVKRPFGVVEDVLVKIDKFVFPVDFEVLEMPEDEEIPLILGRPFLEIGRCMIDMEGGTITLKVYDEELKIDVRDTMKHKEDIETSHTVEVIDNMVVKAVQSPVPKSSLERVLSMSAQEIEDNEDETEREILAILDSHHPWLKSKRHRWEDLRISPETESEKDDKAGKSSELKQLLENLKYVFLDSGTKCPAIISSELNEKEEERLIQVLKKYKSAIGCDLKGISPTVCLHKILMDDSHKPVVQPQRRLNPAMKEVVRKEVVKLLDAGLIYPISDSSWVSLVHVVPKKGDTTVILNEKNELILTRTLTGWRVCIEYKRLNTATRKDHFLSLLLIRC, encoded by the coding sequence ATGGGTCAGATAACACAACAGATTACAAATTCTCAAGCACCAGGTGCCCTACCTAGTGCAACAGTAACAAACCCGAGAGATAATAAAATTGTGAATGGTGTGACAACAAGAAGTGCCAAAGCTGCTGAAATTCTTGAAGAGGAATCTGAGGAGGAAGATCCACCACTTGAAGTGGATCTTGAAATCTTAGAAAACAAGACTCCAGCAGATGAACCCATTGTAATTCAGCCTACTGAGCAAGAAAAATCCATTGCACCAAAGCCCATCATTAAGCTCCCATTCCCACAAAGACAAAGAAAAAAAGGACAACATGAGAAATATTTTGAGAAGttcttggagatgttcaagaaCTGGGAGATCAATATTCCATTTTCTGAAACACTTGAGCAGATGCCTATCTATGCTaaattcatgaaggatatcaTTTCCAAGAAGCGCACCATTGATACTAACCCTGTTcttctaactgaaacttgtagtgctatcttgcagggtatgaagattccaATAAAGAATCCAGATAGAGGTTCGATGACTATTCCTTGCACCATCGGAGATAGATCTTTTAAGAAAGCATTGATTTATTTAGGGGCTAGTGTGACCCTCATGCCGTTGTCCATCTATAAGAAACTCGGCATAGGAAATTTGCAACATATCAGGATGACACTTCAGTTTGCAGATCATTCGGTAAAAAGACCCTTCGGGGTAGTTGAGGATGTTCTGGTAAAAATTGATAAATTTGTATTTCCTGTTGATTTTGAAGTTCTTGAGATGCCGGAAGATGAGGAGATTCCTCTTATTTTGGGTAGACCGTTCTTAGAAATAGGAAGGTGTATGATAGACATGGAGGGAGGTACCATTACTCTCAAAGTCTATGATGAAGAGCTAAAAATTGATGTAAGAGACACTATGAAACATAAAGAAGACATAGAGACAAGTCATACTGTTGAAGTGATTGATAACATGGTGGTGAAAGCCGTGCAAAGCCCGGTTCCTAAATCTTCTTTAGAGAGAGTTCTTAGTATGTCCGCACAAGAAATAGAGGACAATGAGGATGAAACAGAGAGAGAAATTCTTGCCATATTAGATTCACACCATCCTTGGTTGAAATCCAAACGACACCGGTGGGAGGACCTGAGAATTTCACCTGAAACTGAGTCAGAAAAGGATGACAAAGCAGGTAAAAGTTCTGAATTGAAACAATTACTAGAAAATCTTAAGTATGTGTTTTTGGACTCTGGAACCAAATGTCCTGCTATTATTAGTTCTGAATTAAATGAAAAGGAAGAGGAGAGATTGATACAGGTGCTGAAGAAATATAAAAGTGCTATAGGCTGTGATCTGAAAGGAATTAGTCCCACAGTGTGCTTGCATAAGATACTGATGGATGACAGTCACAAACCAGTGGTGCAACCCCAGAGAAGGCTAAATCCTGCAATGAAAGAAGTAGTGAGAAAAGAGGTAGTAAAATTGTTAGATGCAGGATTAATTTATCCTATTTCTGATAGCTCTTGGGTTAGTCTGGTGCATGTGGTGCCCAAGAAGGGAGACACGACAGTGATTCTAAACGAGAAGAATGAATTGATTCTGACTCGTACATTAACAGGTTGGAGAGTGTGTATTGAATACAAGAGGCTCAACACTGCAACAAGGAAAGACCATTTCCTCTCCCTTTTATTGATCAGATGTTAG
- the LOC131643773 gene encoding two-component response regulator-like APRR3, with protein sequence MSSHDSVSTVFKCMQNGAVDFLIKLVRRNELRNLWQHVWRRHTISKPPQNITLAHDKLDVAEENNTASNNSSGSVASTQKIECSGKNSETPAQDMSQLKSSSSLSNTDQVKHENSTKYEWESTEYNDETGEKSALTAPKAAGCGKISTGLRLGQSYEYNETENQDEEGLRTELGKANPHVNTKIHRRNDELEEHSAGAIDLMATFENLPKSSYADCSFNGGNTAKLEYDTQLELSLQRDYPGSSSKPTTEERQKLNHSNASPFSR encoded by the exons ATGTCTTCTCACGATTCAGTAAGCACGGTGTTCAAATGTATGCAAAACGGAGCCGTTGATTTTCTCATTAAACTTGTTCGCAGGAATGAGCTAAGGAACTTGTGGCAGCATGTGTGGAGAAGACATACT ATTAGCAAGCCTCCTCAAAATATAACATTGGCACATGATAAACTTGATGTTGCTGAAGAAAACAATACTGCAAGTAATAATTCTAGTGGTTCTGTAGCTTCCACGCAGAAAATCGAGTGCAGTGGAAAAAATAGTGAGACTCCAGCTCAA GATATGTCCCAGCTGAAGAGTTCTTCGAGTTTGAGCAATACAGACCAGGTGAAGCACGAAAATTCTACCAAATATGAATGGGAGTCTACCGAGTATAATGACGAAACAGGAG AGAAATCAGCTTTAACAGCACCTAAAGCTGCAGGGTGTGGCAAAATTTCAACAGGTTTAAGGCTAGGTCAAAGCTATGAATATAATGAAACAGAAAACCAAGATGAAGAAGGGTTAAGAACAGAGTTAGGCAAAGCCAATCCTCATGTTAATACAAAAATTCATCGACGCAATGATGAACTAGAAGAACATTCTGCTGGGGCTATTGACTTGATGGCTACTTttgagaatcttccaaaaagCAGTTATGCAGATTGTAGTTTCAACGGTGGTAACACAGCCAAGTTAGAATATGATACACAATTGGAACTTTCATTACAAAGAGATTATCCTGGCAGCTCATCTAAACCTACCACTGAGGAAAGGCAAAAATTGAATCATTCAAATGCTTCTCCATTTTCTCGGTGA